A single region of the Alteriqipengyuania flavescens genome encodes:
- the petA gene encoding ubiquinol-cytochrome c reductase iron-sulfur subunit produces the protein MAEGDGVRRRDFINIAAASFGGVGALAVIYPLVSQMAPSKDVLAEASTELDVGAIEPGQAIKAIFRKQPVFVRRLTETEMAEANSVPVGSLRDPQSLEDRTLEGHRDLLITMGVCTHLGCVPLGAAEGENKGEFGGYFCPCHGSHYDTAGRIRKGPAPTNLEVPEYTISDTTVTIG, from the coding sequence GTGGCCGAAGGCGACGGCGTGCGGCGACGCGATTTCATCAACATCGCGGCGGCCAGCTTCGGCGGCGTCGGCGCGCTGGCAGTCATCTATCCGCTAGTCAGCCAGATGGCCCCGTCGAAAGACGTGCTCGCCGAAGCCAGCACCGAACTCGATGTCGGGGCGATCGAGCCCGGCCAGGCGATCAAGGCGATCTTCCGCAAGCAGCCGGTTTTCGTCCGCCGCCTGACCGAGACCGAAATGGCCGAGGCGAACTCCGTGCCGGTCGGCAGCCTGCGCGATCCGCAGTCGCTCGAGGACCGGACGCTGGAAGGGCACCGCGACCTGCTCATCACCATGGGCGTGTGCACCCACCTCGGTTGTGTGCCGCTGGGCGCCGCCGAAGGTGAGAACAAGGGCGAGTTCGGCGGGTATTTCTGCCCGTGCCACGGCTCGCACTACGACACCGCCGGGCGCATCCGCAAAGGTCCGGCGCCGACGAACCTGGAGGTGCCCGAATACACCATCTCCGACACCACCGTGACGATCGGCTGA
- a CDS encoding cytochrome b → MSFPWAKEYTPANGFTKWVDEKLPLPRLVYNAVGAGYPVPRNLNYMWNFGVLAGFCLVLQIVTGIVLAMHYAADASVAFAKTEHIMRDINWGWMIRYMHANGASFFFVVLYLHIFRGFFYSSYKAPREMIWILGVVIFLLAMATAFMGYVLPWGQMSFWGAKVITGLFGAIPLVGEPLQIWLLGGYAPDDAALNRFFSLHFLLPFVTLGVVILHVWALHIPGSSNPTGIEVKQESDTVPFHPYYTAKDAFGLGVFLILFSIMVFYLPNYLGHPDNYIEANPVSTPAHIVPEWYFWPFYAILRAFTFDFILPAKLWGVLAMFAAILMWFLLPWLDRSPVRSGHYRPLFRKFFWFGLIPAMAVLFYCGGAPAEEPYVMLSQLATIYYFLHFLVILPIVSSIERPEPLPYSITEAVLGEDKKAVLGENTAPAV, encoded by the coding sequence ATGAGCTTTCCCTGGGCAAAGGAATACACGCCGGCCAACGGCTTCACGAAATGGGTGGATGAAAAGCTGCCCCTGCCGCGGCTGGTCTACAACGCGGTGGGCGCGGGCTATCCGGTGCCGCGCAACCTCAACTACATGTGGAATTTCGGCGTCCTCGCCGGCTTCTGCCTCGTGCTGCAGATCGTCACCGGCATCGTGCTCGCGATGCACTATGCCGCCGACGCCAGCGTCGCGTTCGCGAAGACCGAACACATCATGCGCGACATCAACTGGGGCTGGATGATCCGCTACATGCACGCCAACGGGGCGAGCTTCTTCTTCGTCGTCCTCTACCTCCACATCTTCCGCGGCTTCTTCTACTCCTCGTACAAGGCCCCGCGCGAGATGATCTGGATCCTCGGCGTGGTGATCTTCCTCCTCGCCATGGCGACTGCCTTCATGGGCTACGTCCTGCCGTGGGGCCAGATGAGCTTCTGGGGCGCGAAAGTGATCACCGGCCTGTTCGGCGCGATCCCGCTGGTGGGCGAACCGCTGCAGATCTGGCTGCTGGGCGGCTATGCGCCCGACGACGCCGCGCTCAACCGCTTCTTCAGCCTGCACTTCCTGCTGCCGTTCGTGACCCTGGGTGTCGTCATCCTCCACGTCTGGGCGCTGCATATCCCGGGTTCGTCCAACCCGACGGGGATCGAGGTGAAGCAGGAAAGCGACACCGTGCCCTTCCACCCGTATTACACGGCGAAGGATGCCTTCGGCCTGGGCGTGTTCCTGATCCTGTTCTCGATCATGGTGTTCTACCTGCCGAATTACCTCGGCCACCCGGACAACTATATCGAGGCGAACCCGGTCTCCACGCCGGCGCACATCGTGCCCGAATGGTATTTCTGGCCGTTCTACGCGATCCTGCGCGCCTTCACCTTCGACTTCATCCTCCCGGCGAAGCTGTGGGGCGTGCTGGCGATGTTTGCGGCGATCCTGATGTGGTTCCTGCTGCCCTGGCTGGACCGCAGCCCGGTGCGAAGCGGCCATTATCGCCCGCTGTTCCGCAAGTTCTTCTGGTTCGGCCTGATCCCGGCGATGGCGGTACTGTTCTACTGCGGCGGCGCCCCGGCGGAAGAGCCCTACGTGATGCTGAGCCAGCTGGCGACGATCTACTACTTCCTCCACTTCCTGGTGATCCTGCCGATCGTCTCCTCGATCGAGCGGCCCGAGCCGCTGCCGTACTCGATCACCGAGGCGGTGCTGGGTGAGGACAAGAAGGCCGTGCTGGGCGAAAACACCGCTCCGGCGGTCTGA
- a CDS encoding DUF6538 domain-containing protein, with amino-acid sequence MRTPPITSHMASHMSCVMEAETPNAFGVRDRWGGLAQLSCASRTPLSLSPQKSGRFGCSHPISKALGTADPVEARRLVRRLAARWDELLMLMTPKIERGHLTIDEQQARSGPHQLLAEDSPTSLRSAFGNSAPNPLDAARADPAESSPAQKDEGNLFFAKTTTVRFSEQLDELHDMMFEANGSQPDNNKTRHMLEAFAWLTGDKVMSDYGPADIDEYVRFLARLLVSMPTTIRSGLFTIVQWLARM; translated from the coding sequence ATGCGCACACCACCCATTACTTCTCACATGGCTTCTCACATGAGTTGTGTGATGGAAGCGGAAACACCGAACGCGTTCGGTGTCCGGGATCGCTGGGGTGGGTTAGCACAGCTATCTTGTGCGTCGCGGACCCCGCTATCACTTTCGCCGCAGAAATCCGGCCGTTTTGGCTGTAGCCATCCTATAAGCAAAGCGTTGGGCACAGCCGATCCGGTCGAGGCGCGTCGTCTCGTTCGTCGGCTGGCCGCGAGATGGGACGAGTTGCTTATGCTGATGACGCCGAAAATCGAGCGCGGCCATCTGACGATCGACGAGCAGCAAGCGCGCAGCGGGCCGCACCAATTACTTGCCGAAGACTCGCCTACCAGCCTGCGGTCAGCCTTTGGAAATTCTGCCCCTAATCCTCTGGATGCTGCCCGGGCTGACCCTGCGGAATCATCGCCTGCCCAGAAAGACGAGGGGAACCTGTTTTTCGCGAAAACCACCACCGTGCGATTCAGCGAGCAGTTGGACGAGTTGCACGATATGATGTTTGAGGCGAATGGCTCGCAACCGGACAATAACAAGACCCGCCATATGCTCGAGGCATTCGCCTGGCTTACGGGTGATAAGGTTATGTCGGATTACGGGCCTGCGGACATCGATGAATACGTCCGATTTCTGGCGCGTTTGCTGGTAAGCATGCCGACTACCATTCGCAGCGGACTTTTCACTATAGTGCAATGGCTGGCGAGGATGTGA
- a CDS encoding HlyD family secretion protein — MTDPNPSETEPETMTEDAPAPEQEAGWSPNPSRLRIVVAVGAILLGVLVALFAWDLPPFDGGDETTNNAYVRGRTTVVSPQVAGYLVEVPVADFQRVEKGELLARIDDAPFQQKLQQGAANTAAQQATLANSAQSLRSAQAQLEAQDAAVAAARAGLQKAQADMNRIAELVGEGSVSLRERDQARAALQQAQAGVRQAQAQRAIAAENVRSVTVGRGALEAQVAGAEASKGLAEFELSRTEIRAPRAGRLSEVSARVGQLVTAGTQLMYIVPDDLWVVANFKETQTANMAVGQRATLEIDALGGLELTGRVQSIAPAASSEFSLVKPDTGAGNFVKVPQRIAVRIVLDKGQDAAQRLGPGMSVVATVHTED; from the coding sequence ATGACCGACCCGAACCCTTCCGAAACCGAACCCGAAACCATGACCGAAGACGCACCCGCGCCCGAGCAGGAGGCCGGGTGGTCGCCCAATCCCTCACGCCTCCGGATCGTGGTGGCGGTCGGGGCGATCCTCCTCGGTGTGCTCGTGGCGCTGTTCGCATGGGACCTCCCGCCCTTCGACGGTGGCGACGAGACGACCAACAACGCCTATGTCCGCGGCCGCACCACGGTCGTCAGCCCGCAGGTTGCAGGCTATCTCGTCGAAGTGCCGGTGGCGGACTTCCAGCGCGTGGAGAAGGGCGAATTGCTCGCCCGGATCGACGATGCGCCTTTCCAGCAGAAGCTGCAGCAGGGCGCCGCCAACACGGCAGCGCAGCAAGCGACGCTGGCCAATAGCGCGCAAAGCCTGCGCTCGGCACAGGCGCAGCTCGAAGCGCAGGATGCCGCCGTCGCTGCGGCCCGCGCCGGGTTGCAGAAAGCGCAGGCCGACATGAACCGCATTGCCGAACTGGTTGGCGAAGGCTCGGTTTCGCTGCGCGAACGCGACCAGGCCCGCGCGGCACTGCAGCAGGCGCAGGCTGGCGTGAGGCAGGCGCAGGCGCAGCGCGCCATTGCGGCGGAGAATGTGCGTTCGGTTACCGTGGGGCGCGGGGCGCTCGAAGCGCAGGTCGCCGGGGCGGAGGCCTCCAAGGGGCTCGCCGAGTTCGAACTCTCGCGCACCGAAATCCGCGCGCCGCGTGCCGGTCGCCTGAGCGAGGTCAGCGCGCGCGTTGGCCAGTTGGTCACTGCCGGAACACAGCTCATGTACATCGTGCCCGACGATCTGTGGGTCGTGGCGAATTTCAAGGAAACACAGACCGCGAACATGGCTGTCGGCCAGCGCGCCACGCTCGAAATCGACGCGCTGGGCGGTCTCGAACTCACTGGCCGCGTGCAGAGCATTGCGCCGGCGGCGAGCAGCGAATTCAGCCTTGTGAAGCCCGACACCGGTGCAGGCAATTTCGTCAAAGTGCCCCAGCGTATCGCCGTGCGCATCGTGCTCGACAAGGGCCAGGACGCCGCACAGCGGCTCGGCCCGGGCATGTCGGTCGTCGCCACTGTACATACGGAAGACTGA
- a CDS encoding cytochrome c1 has protein sequence MVRLFGIATGLVFALVALIAFVTGAYTWATEPAEESLEHAFHKHPKHLDLKTNGAFGSWDIAQLQRGYKVYSEVCSACHSMKFVAFRDLEQLGYNEEQIKAIAATKQVPGIDPNTGEATTRPGLPTDYFPSPYPNNVAAAAANNNAIPPDLSLMTKARHDGVNYVYSLLTGYTDPVGYKNKDGEVLPESARPGQNLYFNPYFANLNLAMAPPLTTTGQVTYDDGTEATIPQMAADVSAFMEWTAEPMLVKRKQTGFWWIIFLVFATVLAYLSKQQIWAAVKPKGAKKGPLQG, from the coding sequence ATGGTCCGCCTATTCGGAATCGCCACGGGGCTCGTTTTCGCCCTCGTCGCCCTGATCGCCTTCGTCACCGGGGCCTATACCTGGGCCACCGAGCCGGCCGAGGAATCGCTGGAGCATGCCTTCCACAAGCATCCCAAGCATCTCGACCTGAAGACCAACGGCGCCTTCGGATCGTGGGACATCGCGCAGCTGCAGCGCGGCTACAAGGTCTATTCGGAAGTCTGCTCGGCCTGCCACTCGATGAAGTTCGTGGCCTTCCGCGACCTGGAGCAGCTCGGTTACAACGAGGAACAGATCAAGGCGATCGCCGCCACCAAGCAGGTGCCCGGCATCGATCCGAACACCGGTGAAGCGACGACCCGTCCGGGCCTGCCGACGGATTACTTCCCCTCGCCGTACCCCAACAACGTGGCCGCCGCCGCAGCGAACAACAACGCGATCCCGCCCGACCTTTCGCTAATGACGAAGGCACGGCACGACGGGGTGAACTACGTCTATTCGCTGCTGACCGGCTATACCGACCCGGTGGGCTACAAGAATAAGGATGGCGAAGTGCTGCCGGAAAGCGCGCGGCCGGGCCAGAACCTCTACTTCAACCCGTATTTCGCCAACCTCAACCTCGCCATGGCCCCGCCGCTTACGACCACGGGTCAGGTCACCTATGACGACGGCACCGAAGCCACTATCCCGCAGATGGCCGCCGACGTATCCGCCTTCATGGAATGGACCGCCGAACCCATGCTGGTGAAGCGCAAGCAGACCGGCTTCTGGTGGATCATCTTCCTCGTCTTCGCGACCGTGCTGGCTTACCTGTCGAAGCAGCAGATCTGGGCCGCAGTGAAGCCGAAGGGCGCGAAGAAGGGCCCGCTGCAAGGGTGA
- a CDS encoding cation:proton antiporter, with protein sequence MANQAVVIAAVGVLGIGAQWVAWRTGKPAIVLMLLAGFLAGPVLAYFAPGLALDPRGTFGDLLEPMVAVGVALILFEGGLSLDFRELRHSGEAVGRLATLGVIFGWAFGSAAGYYIAGLQLPVAVLFGGILVVTGPTVVIPLLRQSAVKTRPASILKWEAIVNDPTGALCAVIAYEYFRKVAESPSASLIDVVPPMIIAAVLAGLIGYFAARIIAYAFPRGLVPEYLKVPVLFTVVIGVFVISNLIEHEAGLVAVTVMGVALANMNVSSLRSIHPFKENIAVLLVSGIFILLSSSLRMDDLVYLGTTWRFGAFLLTLLFIVRPATVLISLLGSSVPWNERLFLAWIAPRGIVLVAISGLFALRLGELGFTGGELLIGLSFAVVVATVVAHGFTIDLVAKLLGVKGATRPGLLIVGSNRWTIALAKQLQGLETPVMIVDSSWQRLKEARKQGVPTYHGEILNEATEHNLDLTPFQSLLAATDNEAYNALVCNEFAHEIGRDKVYQLGEDADEEDHRSLPESLRGRAVFSAGHGVEDVQRLEAQGWTFRKTKLSEKFDFEDALAKLPEGTERLLVIREGGNIRFFTHAATPEPRDGDIVITFAPPDENRAEEVKQRKAEVKSRKRDPGGDKPQPA encoded by the coding sequence ATGGCCAATCAAGCAGTCGTGATCGCAGCCGTGGGCGTGCTGGGCATCGGTGCGCAATGGGTTGCGTGGCGCACCGGCAAGCCCGCCATCGTCCTTATGCTGCTGGCCGGCTTCCTCGCGGGACCGGTGCTTGCCTATTTTGCGCCGGGGCTGGCGCTGGACCCGCGGGGGACCTTTGGCGACTTGCTGGAGCCCATGGTGGCCGTCGGCGTGGCTCTGATCCTCTTCGAAGGCGGACTCAGTCTCGATTTCCGCGAGCTGAGGCATTCGGGCGAAGCGGTCGGAAGGCTCGCCACGCTGGGCGTAATCTTCGGCTGGGCCTTCGGTTCGGCTGCCGGCTATTACATCGCCGGCCTGCAACTGCCCGTCGCCGTGCTGTTCGGCGGCATCCTTGTGGTGACAGGCCCGACGGTGGTCATTCCGCTGCTGCGCCAGTCGGCAGTCAAGACGCGGCCCGCCTCGATCCTGAAGTGGGAAGCCATCGTGAACGATCCCACCGGCGCATTGTGCGCGGTGATCGCCTACGAATATTTCCGCAAGGTGGCCGAATCGCCCAGCGCGTCGCTGATCGACGTCGTCCCGCCGATGATCATCGCCGCCGTCCTTGCCGGCCTCATCGGCTATTTCGCCGCGCGAATCATTGCCTACGCCTTCCCGCGCGGGCTGGTGCCGGAATACCTCAAGGTCCCCGTGCTGTTCACGGTCGTCATCGGCGTGTTCGTGATTTCGAATCTGATAGAGCACGAAGCCGGGCTGGTCGCGGTGACCGTGATGGGCGTCGCGCTCGCCAACATGAACGTCAGCTCGCTGCGCAGCATCCATCCCTTCAAGGAGAATATCGCCGTCCTGCTGGTGTCGGGCATCTTCATCCTGCTGTCCTCCTCGCTCAGGATGGACGACCTCGTCTATCTCGGCACGACGTGGCGCTTCGGCGCTTTCCTGCTGACGCTCCTCTTCATCGTCCGCCCGGCGACCGTGCTGATTAGCCTGCTGGGCAGCAGCGTGCCATGGAACGAACGCCTGTTCCTCGCCTGGATCGCGCCGCGCGGTATCGTGCTGGTCGCTATCTCCGGCCTGTTCGCGCTGCGGCTGGGCGAGCTGGGCTTTACGGGCGGCGAGCTCCTCATCGGCCTCAGCTTCGCGGTCGTGGTGGCGACCGTGGTGGCGCACGGCTTCACCATCGATCTGGTCGCCAAACTGCTCGGCGTGAAAGGCGCGACGCGGCCCGGCCTCCTCATCGTCGGCTCCAACCGCTGGACCATCGCGCTGGCGAAACAGCTGCAAGGGCTGGAAACGCCGGTGATGATCGTCGATTCCAGCTGGCAGCGGCTGAAAGAGGCTCGCAAGCAGGGCGTGCCGACCTACCACGGCGAAATCCTTAACGAGGCGACGGAGCATAATCTCGACCTGACCCCGTTCCAGTCGCTGCTCGCTGCGACCGACAACGAGGCGTACAACGCGCTGGTCTGCAACGAATTCGCGCACGAGATCGGCCGCGACAAGGTCTACCAGCTGGGCGAGGATGCGGACGAGGAAGACCATCGCTCGCTGCCCGAAAGCCTGCGCGGGCGCGCAGTTTTCTCCGCTGGCCACGGGGTGGAGGATGTCCAGCGGCTGGAAGCGCAGGGCTGGACCTTCCGCAAAACCAAGCTGTCGGAAAAGTTCGATTTCGAAGATGCGCTGGCGAAACTGCCCGAAGGTACGGAACGCCTGCTGGTGATCCGCGAGGGCGGGAATATCCGCTTCTTCACCCATGCCGCCACGCCTGAGCCGCGTGATGGCGACATTGTCATCACTTTCGCTCCGCCGGACGAGAACCGCGCGGAAGAAGTCAAGCAGCGCAAGGCGGAAGTGAAATCCCGCAAGCGCGATCCAGGCGGCGACAAGCCGCAGCCGGCATGA
- a CDS encoding OmpA family protein, translated as MNTTRLRTALAASSLLALAACNNSGQDSADPEPTATPSATGTASILRPDVEAETAVPIALEPLSATVGFPEGGAELAAEARAAIDSLLESEQVAKGWPITLGGHSDAGGNDAANLRASEARAQAVADYMVEKGVAESRITIVSFGEQNPVAPNALPDGEPDEEGRARNRRVDIVIAESGGLANFEAEAEEDDAPQAQPTETLSETITKAVTPSD; from the coding sequence ATGAACACGACAAGGTTACGAACCGCTCTTGCAGCCTCCAGCCTGCTGGCGCTGGCGGCCTGCAACAACAGTGGGCAGGACAGCGCAGACCCGGAGCCTACCGCCACGCCCAGCGCGACCGGCACGGCCTCGATCCTGCGGCCCGACGTGGAGGCGGAGACCGCGGTGCCCATCGCGCTGGAGCCGCTGTCTGCCACGGTCGGCTTTCCCGAAGGCGGGGCCGAGCTTGCCGCAGAGGCCCGCGCGGCGATCGATAGCTTGCTGGAAAGCGAGCAGGTGGCGAAGGGCTGGCCGATCACCCTCGGCGGGCACAGCGACGCAGGCGGCAACGACGCCGCCAATCTGCGCGCCTCGGAAGCCCGGGCGCAGGCGGTTGCCGACTACATGGTCGAGAAGGGCGTGGCCGAAAGCCGGATCACCATCGTATCCTTCGGGGAGCAGAACCCGGTCGCGCCCAACGCGCTGCCCGATGGGGAGCCCGATGAAGAAGGCCGCGCCAGGAACCGCCGGGTAGATATCGTGATCGCGGAGAGCGGCGGGCTCGCGAATTTCGAGGCGGAGGCGGAAGAGGACGACGCACCCCAAGCGCAGCCGACCGAAACGCTGAGCGAGACGATCACCAAGGCCGTTACGCCGTCAGACTGA
- a CDS encoding efflux transporter outer membrane subunit produces the protein MTSRSLAVLATCALALSACAPALQEAPLGAAVAPPTGWRTSLEVTAPVERDWWHAFGDPQLSRLVEQARLNNPDVQIAAARVEEARATELASRGFLLPAVGAGVEGGVRREVSPFGQPQTSVAAQPAFRASYELDLFGKNAARVDAAEAGVAASAAGAEAARLSVSAATASGYITLLALDKRLSVLEETLAARQEAVKFARDRAEVGYTSQLPLRQAEAEYQATAQLVPQLKAQIARQENALSVLTGELPGTIERGGTLADLRQPPAPAILPSELLRRRPDVAAAEYRIAAADAQMRVARADFMPSIDLGAAAGVALSDLLADPISVWSLGGSILAPIFQGGKLQAQLDGATAQRDQAAWAYRSAVLNAFREVEDRMAVLANLKEQETALEAQQVAVADALRHARNRYRAGYTPYIEQVDAQRALLGVELSLVQTRADELTALVGLYQAVGGAPE, from the coding sequence ATGACGAGCCGATCACTTGCCGTCCTGGCGACTTGCGCCCTTGCTCTCTCGGCCTGCGCGCCTGCGTTGCAGGAAGCCCCGCTTGGCGCGGCGGTTGCCCCGCCGACCGGGTGGCGAACCAGTCTCGAGGTGACCGCTCCTGTTGAAAGGGACTGGTGGCACGCCTTCGGTGACCCGCAGCTTTCGCGGCTTGTCGAACAGGCCCGGCTCAACAATCCCGACGTGCAGATTGCCGCGGCTCGGGTCGAAGAGGCGCGCGCGACCGAGCTGGCCTCGCGCGGCTTCCTGCTTCCCGCAGTTGGCGCAGGCGTCGAGGGCGGCGTCCGGCGCGAGGTTTCGCCTTTCGGCCAGCCGCAGACCTCCGTTGCCGCACAGCCTGCATTCCGTGCTTCCTACGAACTCGATCTCTTCGGCAAGAATGCCGCCCGCGTCGATGCGGCCGAGGCTGGCGTTGCCGCAAGCGCTGCAGGCGCGGAAGCGGCGCGGCTATCGGTAAGCGCGGCAACCGCCAGCGGCTACATCACCCTGCTGGCGCTAGACAAGCGGCTCTCCGTGCTCGAGGAAACGCTGGCTGCACGGCAGGAGGCGGTAAAGTTCGCCCGCGACCGGGCCGAAGTCGGCTACACCTCCCAGCTACCCCTCAGGCAGGCCGAGGCCGAGTATCAGGCCACCGCACAGCTCGTCCCGCAACTCAAAGCGCAGATCGCGCGGCAGGAAAACGCTCTCTCAGTACTGACCGGCGAGTTGCCGGGCACCATCGAGCGGGGCGGGACGCTGGCGGACCTGCGCCAGCCACCCGCACCTGCGATCCTTCCATCAGAGCTGCTGCGCCGCCGTCCGGATGTCGCTGCAGCGGAGTACCGCATTGCGGCGGCAGATGCGCAAATGCGCGTGGCCCGCGCCGATTTCATGCCCTCCATCGACCTCGGGGCAGCGGCTGGTGTGGCGCTTTCCGACCTGCTTGCCGATCCCATCAGTGTCTGGTCGCTGGGTGGCAGCATCCTTGCTCCGATCTTCCAGGGCGGGAAGCTTCAGGCACAGCTCGATGGTGCGACAGCGCAACGGGACCAGGCGGCCTGGGCCTACCGCTCAGCCGTCCTCAACGCATTTCGCGAAGTAGAGGATCGCATGGCGGTGCTGGCAAATCTGAAAGAGCAGGAAACTGCACTCGAGGCCCAGCAGGTGGCCGTGGCCGATGCATTGCGCCATGCTCGCAACCGCTATCGTGCCGGCTACACACCCTACATCGAGCAGGTCGATGCACAGCGTGCCTTGCTGGGCGTCGAGCTGTCGCTGGTGCAGACCAGGGCCGATGAACTGACCGCGCTGGTCGGGCTCTATCAGGCTGTGGGTGGGGCGCCAGAATAA
- the pgeF gene encoding peptidoglycan editing factor PgeF — protein sequence MAGNCAPLAAGALDGVPHGFFTRDGGVSTGEMGGLQCGIGAKDDPLAVAENRARATAAIAPGATLLTPHQVHSPDVAIVRQAFAMRDRPHVDALVTAERDLLLGIVTADCAPVLLADREHGVVGAAHAGWRGALHGVLANTVEAMVALGARRESIAAAVGPCIAQESYEVGEDMRGQFDAAAARFFAPGKPGHLQFDLAGYVAKALADAGVETVDVLGEDTYGQEDRFYSYRRATHRGEPTYGRQLSAIAVA from the coding sequence ATGGCAGGCAACTGCGCTCCGCTGGCCGCCGGCGCCCTCGACGGCGTGCCGCACGGGTTCTTCACCCGCGACGGCGGCGTCTCGACCGGCGAGATGGGCGGATTGCAATGCGGCATCGGGGCGAAGGACGATCCGCTGGCCGTTGCGGAAAATCGCGCGCGGGCAACGGCCGCCATCGCGCCCGGAGCCACGCTTCTGACCCCGCACCAGGTCCATTCGCCCGATGTCGCCATTGTCAGGCAGGCTTTCGCGATGCGCGACCGGCCGCATGTCGATGCACTCGTCACCGCGGAGAGGGACCTGCTGCTCGGCATCGTCACGGCCGACTGCGCTCCGGTGCTGCTGGCCGACCGCGAGCACGGCGTAGTCGGCGCGGCCCACGCGGGCTGGCGCGGGGCGCTGCACGGCGTGCTCGCCAATACGGTGGAAGCGATGGTGGCGCTCGGCGCGCGGCGCGAATCGATTGCTGCCGCCGTTGGCCCGTGCATCGCGCAGGAAAGCTACGAGGTTGGGGAGGATATGCGCGGGCAATTCGATGCAGCCGCCGCCCGCTTCTTTGCGCCCGGCAAGCCCGGCCACCTGCAGTTCGATCTCGCCGGCTATGTCGCGAAGGCGCTGGCCGATGCGGGGGTGGAAACGGTCGATGTCCTCGGCGAGGATACTTACGGCCAGGAAGACCGCTTCTATTCCTACCGCCGCGCAACGCATCGCGGCGAGCCGACCTATGGCCGGCAGCTGTCCGCCATCGCGGTTGCATAG
- a CDS encoding exonuclease domain-containing protein: MVDTETTGLAVERHQIIELCVAIVLVNDAGHIIAVEVVRSGLVDPGHPLPVEIVELTGLTDTDLAGRSIDNDQVAEMLASCDGAMVFNTGFDRPHLEKLIGRHVPVAWGCAMADVPWRKLGFEPGPQGYVLMQAGYYMPRAHRAKDDVLALVELLDHVCADGETVMAKALAAMDAPTWRFEAQGAPYGYKDDHLPDEGRCADHAGRAVPDEPQQADYAGHDRSTPGLPARQTVPAAIVRRAIACEGRARRRTRMAGHPRCDEHGRGRS; the protein is encoded by the coding sequence GTGGTCGACACCGAAACGACGGGCCTAGCCGTTGAGCGCCACCAGATCATCGAATTATGCGTCGCCATCGTGCTGGTGAACGACGCCGGACACATCATCGCTGTCGAAGTCGTCAGGAGCGGACTGGTCGATCCGGGTCACCCGCTGCCGGTAGAGATCGTGGAACTGACCGGTCTCACCGATACCGATCTCGCCGGTCGATCAATCGACAACGATCAAGTCGCAGAAATGCTGGCATCCTGCGATGGCGCTATGGTGTTCAATACGGGCTTTGACAGGCCTCACCTTGAAAAGTTGATCGGTCGGCACGTCCCCGTGGCATGGGGTTGCGCAATGGCTGACGTGCCGTGGCGCAAGCTTGGGTTCGAGCCAGGACCGCAAGGGTACGTTTTGATGCAGGCGGGTTACTACATGCCTCGGGCTCATCGCGCGAAGGACGATGTCCTCGCGCTCGTCGAATTGCTCGACCACGTCTGCGCAGACGGCGAAACCGTCATGGCCAAGGCTCTGGCGGCAATGGACGCTCCAACGTGGAGGTTCGAGGCACAGGGGGCGCCATATGGCTATAAAGACGACCATTTACCGGACGAGGGACGGTGCGCAGATCATGCAGGTCGAGCCGTGCCGGATGAGCCGCAGCAAGCCGATTATGCTGGTCACGACAGATCGACGCCAGGCCTTCCGGCTCGACAAACGGTGCCTGCTGCGATCGTGCGCCGTGCCATCGCGTGCGAAGGTCGAGCGCGGCGTCGAACGCGCATGGCAGGACATCCGCGCTGCGATGAGCACGGTCGAGGTCGATCCTGA